Proteins co-encoded in one Hartmannibacter diazotrophicus genomic window:
- a CDS encoding sulfate/molybdate ABC transporter ATP-binding protein — MNIDIEELAKEFGTERALHPVSLSIPSGALIALLGPSGSGKTTLLRILAGLEFPTSGRVRFGGQDATGLTVQERRAGFVFQHYALFKHMTVFENVAYGLRARKSKERPSEAEIGRRVNRLLDLIQLPDIGGRYPNQLSGGQRQRVALARALAIEPRMLLLDEPFGALDAKVRKELRQGLRDIHDKTGLTTVFVTHDQEEAMELADLVVVMSMGRIEQIGKPDEIRAAPASDFVREFTRV; from the coding sequence ATGAACATCGATATCGAAGAACTCGCCAAGGAATTCGGCACCGAACGGGCACTCCACCCGGTCTCGCTCTCCATCCCTTCAGGTGCGCTTATCGCCCTGCTTGGCCCATCCGGTTCGGGCAAGACAACTCTATTGCGTATCCTCGCCGGTCTGGAATTTCCAACCTCGGGGCGCGTGCGCTTTGGTGGTCAGGATGCCACTGGGCTGACGGTGCAGGAACGCCGCGCTGGCTTCGTCTTCCAGCACTATGCGCTCTTCAAGCACATGACTGTGTTCGAGAACGTTGCCTACGGGCTGCGTGCCCGGAAGAGCAAGGAGCGCCCGAGTGAAGCCGAGATTGGCCGCCGGGTGAACCGACTGCTGGACCTGATCCAGTTGCCGGACATCGGGGGCAGGTACCCGAACCAGCTCTCCGGTGGTCAGCGCCAGCGCGTGGCTCTCGCGCGTGCACTTGCGATCGAGCCACGCATGCTCCTCCTCGATGAACCCTTCGGGGCGCTCGATGCGAAGGTTCGCAAGGAGTTGCGCCAGGGATTGAGGGACATCCACGACAAGACCGGTCTGACGACAGTCTTTGTTACTCACGATCAGGAGGAAGCCATGGAACTTGCCGACCTCGTCGTCGTCATGTCGATGGGGCGGATCGAGCAGATAGGCAAACCGGACGAAATCCGCGCGGCGCCAGCCAGCGATTTCGTGCGGGAGTTCACCAGGGTCTGA
- a CDS encoding Lrp/AsnC family transcriptional regulator yields the protein MSKSDLDRIDRKILFELMRDATLPVAQLAERVGLSQTPCWKRVQKLETAGIITGRVALVDPQTIGLGLTVFVEIEAADHTPDWRASFREIVKTLPSIVEVYRMAGDVDYLLKVLVPDMAAFDDFYLNLTRALACRNVTSKFSMETINVSTAWPIDITSP from the coding sequence ATGAGTAAGTCTGACCTCGACAGGATCGACAGAAAGATCCTTTTTGAACTGATGCGCGATGCAACCCTGCCGGTCGCACAACTTGCGGAACGCGTTGGTCTTTCGCAAACGCCATGCTGGAAACGGGTTCAGAAGCTGGAAACCGCCGGCATTATTACGGGGCGTGTCGCTCTTGTTGATCCGCAGACAATCGGGCTCGGACTGACAGTGTTTGTCGAGATCGAAGCTGCCGATCATACGCCGGACTGGCGCGCCTCTTTCCGGGAGATCGTCAAGACCCTGCCATCCATCGTCGAAGTATACCGTATGGCGGGCGATGTCGATTATTTGCTCAAGGTTCTGGTGCCTGACATGGCGGCTTTCGATGATTTCTATCTGAACCTGACCCGTGCTCTTGCCTGCCGTAATGTAACGTCGAAGTTTTCGATGGAGACAATCAACGTATCGACTGCGTGGCCAATCGATATCACGTCCCCCTGA
- a CDS encoding peroxiredoxin, protein MTLRINDIAPDFEADTTEGPIRFHDWIGDDYAVLFSHPKDFTPVCTTELGLMASLAPEFTRRNTKIIGISVDPVESHHKWKGDIKIATGHEPAYPLIGDPDLNVAKLYDMLPASLEGEATGRTPADNATVRTVFIIGPDKRIKLSLTYPMTTGRNFDEILRALDSIQLTAKHQVATPANWKQGQDVIITTAVSDEEAIARFGSFERVLPYLRETRQPE, encoded by the coding sequence ATGACCCTTCGCATCAACGACATCGCCCCGGATTTCGAGGCTGATACCACGGAAGGCCCGATCCGTTTCCACGATTGGATCGGCGATGATTATGCTGTCCTTTTCAGTCACCCGAAGGATTTTACTCCCGTCTGTACGACTGAATTGGGATTGATGGCGAGCCTCGCTCCCGAATTCACCAGGCGCAATACCAAGATCATCGGGATTTCGGTCGATCCGGTGGAGAGCCACCACAAATGGAAAGGTGACATCAAGATTGCCACCGGCCACGAGCCTGCTTACCCGCTGATCGGCGATCCAGACCTTAATGTGGCCAAGCTCTACGATATGTTGCCCGCTTCGCTCGAAGGGGAGGCCACAGGGCGGACACCGGCCGACAATGCCACAGTGCGCACTGTCTTCATCATCGGTCCGGACAAACGGATCAAACTGTCGCTCACCTATCCGATGACCACGGGGCGCAATTTCGACGAAATCCTGAGGGCGCTGGATTCCATCCAACTCACCGCGAAACATCAGGTGGCAACACCGGCCAACTGGAAGCAAGGCCAGGACGTGATCATTACCACCGCAGTCTCGGATGAAGAAGCCATTGCCCGTTTCGGCAGTTTCGAGCGGGTTTTGCCTTATTTGCGGGAGACGAGACAGCCGGAATGA
- a CDS encoding RBBP9/YdeN family alpha/beta hydrolase, giving the protein MIRTLLVPGLDGSPAPHWQHWWAATDPTARIVKQRSWSVPELDAWLEALTAAILAHPNALLVGHSLGAIAIAHLLAKRPKLRIGGALLVAPAEPSRSVRTEGFGPIPECSLNVPTLVASSRNDFWMGRDQARSLAQAWGAEFADLGDAGHVNVESGFGPWPTGKLFANRLRHSQDDLNLPVNSHLTATHTPAGNMVWS; this is encoded by the coding sequence ATGATCAGAACTCTGCTTGTCCCCGGCCTTGATGGCTCCCCGGCGCCACATTGGCAACATTGGTGGGCCGCCACCGACCCAACGGCACGGATTGTGAAGCAACGCTCGTGGTCCGTTCCGGAACTGGATGCATGGCTTGAAGCTCTCACAGCTGCGATTTTGGCGCACCCAAACGCGTTGCTGGTTGGGCATTCACTTGGAGCCATAGCCATTGCTCACCTGCTGGCAAAACGGCCGAAACTGCGGATTGGCGGCGCGTTACTTGTCGCTCCGGCAGAGCCGTCACGCAGCGTCAGAACGGAAGGTTTCGGGCCGATACCCGAATGCAGTCTCAACGTTCCAACTCTAGTCGCCTCGAGCCGAAACGATTTCTGGATGGGGCGGGATCAGGCCCGGTCTCTGGCGCAGGCCTGGGGGGCGGAATTCGCCGACTTGGGCGATGCTGGTCATGTCAACGTTGAATCCGGCTTTGGTCCCTGGCCCACCGGCAAACTTTTTGCAAACCGGCTCAGGCATTCCCAGGATGACTTGAACCTGCCAGTAAATTCTCATTTGACCGCAACACATACGCCGGCCGGCAATATGGTGTGGTCATGA
- a CDS encoding FAD/NAD(P)-binding protein: MAAHLLAGSGKNIQVTIIERRRMLGCGIAYSTTDPGHLLNTRVSQMSAFPDRPDHFEHWLAENGKQASQSCFVDRATYGQYLSDLLEPWRSGPHAHRLRCVQNECVKLSETACGVTARLADGSAVSGDSAVLATGHAVLVDPDPPMHAAWDFSRPSSPDSTVLIIGTGLSMVDHAVTLLASGHRGQILCLSRRGLLPHVHASTNPVPFAREEIPLGAPVSVLLRWLRRMARSSEAQGGTWRDVVDGIRPYIAAIWRSWDHATRARFLRHAASWWEVHRHRMPPVSAARIDQAMTRSQLAVIRGRFERAVTLPGGQSGVEVRPQGGGEMITLPADHVIDCRGIRRDPETHAAPVILDLLAHGKARLDPLRLGLDTTAEAKVIDASGRPSRRVRAIGPAARGALWEITAIPDIREQTFRLAHDLIDARSVT; the protein is encoded by the coding sequence ATGGCAGCCCATCTCTTGGCCGGGTCCGGAAAGAACATTCAGGTCACCATCATCGAACGGAGGCGGATGCTCGGATGTGGCATTGCCTACAGCACGACAGATCCCGGACACCTGCTCAATACCCGCGTTTCCCAAATGAGCGCGTTTCCGGATCGCCCGGATCACTTTGAGCACTGGCTGGCTGAGAACGGAAAGCAGGCCTCCCAAAGCTGCTTCGTGGATCGTGCGACCTACGGGCAATATCTCTCAGACCTTCTTGAGCCCTGGCGGTCGGGACCGCATGCCCATCGATTACGATGCGTTCAGAACGAATGCGTCAAGCTGAGTGAAACAGCCTGCGGTGTCACTGCGCGTTTGGCTGATGGATCGGCCGTTTCGGGGGATAGCGCCGTTCTGGCGACTGGACATGCGGTCCTGGTCGATCCGGATCCGCCCATGCACGCCGCCTGGGATTTTTCCCGGCCGTCAAGTCCAGACTCGACAGTCCTGATCATCGGAACCGGTTTAAGCATGGTCGATCATGCCGTAACACTGCTTGCGTCGGGTCATCGGGGACAAATTCTCTGTCTTTCCCGACGAGGTCTCCTGCCGCATGTTCATGCGTCCACCAATCCAGTCCCATTCGCCAGGGAAGAAATCCCCTTAGGCGCTCCGGTTAGCGTCTTGCTGCGTTGGTTGCGCCGCATGGCTAGATCTTCCGAGGCACAGGGAGGAACCTGGCGCGATGTGGTCGACGGCATTCGTCCATACATTGCCGCTATCTGGCGTTCATGGGACCACGCAACGCGTGCTCGCTTCCTCCGTCATGCCGCATCGTGGTGGGAGGTCCATCGCCACAGGATGCCACCGGTGTCAGCGGCCCGCATTGACCAGGCAATGACGCGCAGCCAACTCGCCGTCATCCGTGGCCGGTTCGAGAGAGCCGTGACATTGCCGGGAGGGCAGTCGGGCGTGGAAGTCAGGCCGCAAGGTGGAGGCGAAATGATCACGCTTCCCGCCGATCATGTCATCGACTGCCGTGGAATCCGGCGTGACCCGGAAACGCACGCGGCACCGGTGATCCTTGACCTGCTTGCGCACGGAAAAGCCCGCCTGGATCCCTTGCGGCTTGGCCTCGACACGACGGCAGAGGCGAAGGTGATCGACGCAAGTGGCCGCCCTTCCCGTCGTGTCCGCGCGATCGGCCCCGCGGCTCGTG